A single genomic interval of Spirosoma linguale DSM 74 harbors:
- a CDS encoding glycosyl hydrolase, BNR repeat-containing protein (KEGG: amc:MADE_01526 glycosyl hydrolase, BNR repeat- containing protein) — protein sequence MIVHYTLNRLFLGLTFIFSAVTLHAQPFSSKLFDAMKWRMIGPHRGGRTVGATGVPQQPNVFYIGVNNGGVWKTTDYGRTWVPIFDDQPTGSIGDVAVAPSNPDVVYVASGEGLQRPDLSVGNGMYKSTDAGKTWAFLGLKDGQQIGGISIDPTNENRVFAAVLGHPYGPNTERGVYRTVDGGKKWERVLYKDENTGAVQVTIDPKNPNIVYADLWAARQGPWENGQWQGPESGLFKSTDGGTTWQKLTNGLPTVEQGLGRIGFCIAPSEPNRLYATVDAPELGGVYRSDNAGQSWTRINNDQRLWGRGSDFAEVKAHPTNPDIVFIADVAAWKSTDGGKTWNDFRGAPGGDDYHRLWINPNDPNTLLLAGDQGGIVTVNGGQTFSSWYNQPTAQFYHVSTDNSFPYNVLGGQQESGSVGIASRGNDGQITFHDWHPVGVEEYGYVAADPLDPNIIYGGKVTKFDKRTGQVQNIAPEAVRSGKYRFVRTAPVLFSPIDPKELYFAGNVLFKTRDGGNSWQVISPDLTRTSYPDIPESVGVYRTADMTTMPARGVIYTIAPSHKTINTIWVGTDDGLIQITRDGGKIWKNITPPGVGSWSKVSLIDAGHFDDNTAYAAVNRIRCDDLRPHIYRTHDGGKTWQEIVSGLPNDPINAVREDPSRKGLLFAGSETAVHVSFDDGDHWQPLRLNMPATSIRDLVIKDDDLVVGTHGRSFWILDDITPLRQLTADLAKAETILYKPQRAYRVRWNMNPDTPLPQEEPAGQNPPDGAVIDYFLKENAGQVVTLTIKEAAGAIVRQFSSDDKPYDVPDVNLPAYWIRPQQILSGGAGSHRFMWDLHYTPMPGPPSYPIAATYHQTAPEFTSPWVMPGTYTVTLTVGGKSYTQPLVVTMDPRVKTSLVALKQQHDLSVIVFEGRKSVMALQKEAQDFKGRSMTDTQKKTFSTLQMTLNGLNRAFSSLFGTLQDADMPPTTQAVAAVKEAQSVFGKLVGEWKAWKSTVR from the coding sequence TGCCCATTTTTGATGATCAGCCAACTGGTTCTATCGGCGATGTCGCGGTAGCACCCTCAAATCCGGATGTGGTGTACGTTGCCAGTGGCGAGGGGCTGCAACGGCCCGACCTGTCGGTGGGGAATGGGATGTATAAATCGACGGATGCTGGGAAGACCTGGGCGTTTCTGGGCCTTAAAGACGGGCAGCAGATTGGCGGTATCAGTATCGATCCAACCAACGAGAACCGGGTTTTTGCGGCTGTACTCGGTCATCCATACGGCCCCAATACCGAACGGGGTGTTTACCGAACCGTCGATGGCGGCAAAAAATGGGAACGGGTGCTGTATAAAGATGAAAATACAGGCGCTGTTCAGGTAACCATTGATCCAAAGAATCCGAATATCGTGTACGCCGATCTTTGGGCGGCTCGTCAGGGACCCTGGGAAAACGGGCAGTGGCAAGGGCCGGAAAGTGGTCTGTTCAAATCGACGGATGGCGGGACAACCTGGCAAAAACTGACCAACGGCTTGCCTACGGTTGAGCAGGGCCTGGGACGGATTGGCTTCTGCATTGCCCCGAGTGAGCCCAATCGGCTATATGCAACGGTCGACGCGCCCGAACTCGGTGGGGTGTATCGCTCCGATAATGCAGGCCAGTCCTGGACACGAATCAATAACGACCAGCGGCTTTGGGGGCGGGGGAGCGACTTTGCGGAGGTAAAAGCGCATCCAACCAATCCTGATATTGTGTTTATCGCCGATGTTGCCGCCTGGAAATCGACCGATGGCGGCAAAACCTGGAACGACTTCCGCGGGGCACCCGGTGGCGACGATTATCACCGACTATGGATTAACCCTAACGATCCCAATACCCTGCTTCTGGCGGGCGATCAGGGCGGTATCGTCACCGTTAACGGCGGGCAGACATTCAGTTCGTGGTACAACCAGCCTACGGCGCAATTCTACCATGTGAGTACTGATAATAGCTTTCCGTATAATGTTCTGGGTGGCCAGCAGGAGAGTGGTTCGGTCGGTATAGCCAGTCGGGGAAACGACGGGCAGATCACGTTTCATGACTGGCACCCGGTAGGCGTGGAAGAATACGGCTACGTGGCTGCCGACCCGCTCGATCCAAATATTATTTACGGCGGTAAAGTGACAAAATTCGACAAACGAACCGGGCAGGTGCAGAACATAGCCCCCGAAGCGGTTCGTTCGGGTAAATACCGCTTTGTCAGAACTGCTCCGGTACTCTTTTCGCCCATTGACCCTAAAGAGCTTTACTTCGCCGGAAACGTCCTGTTCAAGACCCGCGATGGTGGCAACAGTTGGCAGGTTATCAGCCCCGACCTGACGCGGACGTCCTACCCCGACATTCCCGAAAGCGTGGGCGTGTATCGCACGGCTGATATGACTACTATGCCCGCCCGGGGTGTCATTTATACTATCGCGCCTTCGCATAAAACAATTAACACAATTTGGGTAGGAACTGATGATGGACTGATTCAGATTACCCGTGATGGCGGTAAAATATGGAAAAATATAACCCCGCCGGGTGTGGGTTCCTGGAGTAAAGTTTCGCTTATCGACGCCGGTCATTTCGACGACAACACCGCCTATGCCGCCGTGAATCGGATTCGCTGCGACGACCTGCGTCCTCATATTTACCGAACACACGACGGGGGTAAAACTTGGCAGGAGATTGTAAGCGGTTTGCCCAATGACCCCATTAATGCCGTTCGTGAAGACCCCTCCCGGAAAGGGCTGCTGTTTGCCGGGTCGGAAACCGCCGTGCATGTTTCGTTCGATGATGGCGATCATTGGCAACCGCTGCGGCTCAATATGCCCGCCACCTCGATTCGCGATCTGGTCATTAAAGATGATGATCTGGTAGTAGGTACACATGGTCGGTCATTCTGGATTCTGGACGACATTACCCCGTTAAGACAACTGACCGCTGATCTGGCAAAGGCTGAAACGATCCTGTATAAACCCCAGCGGGCCTACCGGGTCCGCTGGAACATGAACCCCGATACGCCGTTGCCGCAGGAAGAACCCGCCGGGCAGAATCCACCCGATGGCGCCGTTATTGACTATTTTCTAAAGGAAAACGCCGGTCAGGTTGTAACGCTGACAATTAAGGAAGCGGCTGGTGCGATTGTCAGGCAATTCAGCAGTGACGATAAACCCTACGATGTGCCCGATGTAAATCTGCCCGCCTATTGGATTCGGCCGCAACAGATTCTGTCGGGAGGGGCTGGTTCGCACCGGTTCATGTGGGATCTGCATTACACACCTATGCCCGGTCCACCTTCCTATCCAATTGCGGCAACTTATCACCAAACGGCCCCTGAGTTCACTTCGCCCTGGGTCATGCCCGGTACCTACACGGTGACTTTGACGGTGGGCGGCAAATCGTACACCCAGCCCCTAGTCGTGACCATGGACCCTCGGGTAAAAACGAGTCTGGTCGCGCTGAAACAGCAACACGATCTGTCGGTCATTGTGTTCGAGGGGCGGAAAAGCGTCATGGCTTTACAAAAAGAAGCGCAGGACTTCAAGGGCCGTTCGATGACGGACACCCAAAAAAAGACATTCAGTACATTACAAATGACCCTGAACGGACTAAACAGAGCGTTTAGTTCGCTGTTTGGTACCCTTCAGGATGCCGATATGCCACCCACTACACAGGCTGTAGCTGCCGTGAAGGAAGCGCAATCCGTTTTTGGAAAACTGGTGGGTGAGTGGAAAGCCTGGAAAAGCACAGTACGCTAA
- a CDS encoding Methenyltetrahydrofolate cyclohydrolase (PFAM: tetrahydrofolate dehydrogenase/cyclohydrolase~KEGG: methylenetetrahydrofolate dehydrogenase (NADP+) /   methenyltetrahydrofolate cyclohydrolase ; K00288   methylenetetrahydrofolate dehydrogenase (NADP+)), producing the protein MQLLDGKFLSAQIKQEIAAEVAQIKEQGGKIPHLVAILVGNKGASETYVASKMKNCEEVGMHSTLIRFDPSVTEEELLAKVREVNENPDMDGLIVQLPLPDHINPDRVMETINPAKDVDGFHPINIGRMAKGLPAYISATPQGVLEMIKRYDIKTAGKHCVVVGRSQIVGLPMSILMQRNTYPGNCTVTITHSRTQNLAEICRSADILVAALGKPEFVTADMVKEGAVVIDVGLERVPDASKKSGFSLKGDVKFDEVAPKTSFITPVPGGVGLMTICSLMQNTLKAARGEIYPSI; encoded by the coding sequence ATGCAACTTCTTGACGGTAAGTTTCTTTCGGCACAAATAAAACAGGAAATCGCGGCTGAGGTCGCACAGATTAAAGAGCAGGGTGGCAAAATTCCGCACCTGGTCGCTATTCTGGTGGGTAACAAAGGAGCTTCAGAAACCTATGTTGCCTCTAAAATGAAAAACTGCGAAGAGGTTGGTATGCACTCCACCCTCATCCGATTCGACCCGTCGGTTACGGAAGAGGAACTGCTCGCCAAAGTTCGTGAAGTGAACGAAAACCCCGATATGGACGGACTGATCGTCCAGCTTCCCCTCCCCGATCATATTAACCCCGACCGTGTGATGGAAACCATCAACCCCGCCAAAGACGTGGATGGTTTTCACCCGATCAACATCGGTCGTATGGCGAAAGGATTACCCGCTTACATATCGGCGACGCCACAGGGTGTTCTGGAAATGATCAAACGCTACGACATCAAAACCGCAGGAAAGCACTGCGTCGTTGTGGGTCGAAGCCAGATTGTAGGTCTGCCGATGTCCATCCTGATGCAGCGGAACACCTATCCGGGCAACTGCACCGTAACCATTACCCACAGCCGCACGCAGAATCTCGCTGAGATATGCCGCTCTGCCGATATTCTGGTAGCCGCCCTGGGTAAACCCGAGTTCGTAACGGCCGACATGGTAAAAGAAGGCGCGGTGGTTATCGACGTTGGTCTGGAGCGGGTACCGGATGCCAGCAAAAAAAGTGGTTTCTCCCTCAAAGGCGATGTCAAATTCGACGAAGTAGCGCCAAAAACCAGCTTCATCACTCCTGTTCCGGGCGGAGTTGGCCTGATGACCATCTGCTCACTCATGCAGAATACGCTGAAAGCTGCCCGTGGGGAGATTTATCCGTCAATCTGA
- a CDS encoding hypothetical protein (KEGG: rfe:RF_0552 hypothetical protein): MVTMRPNMASIPREEDPVKAESARIFYGKYLEAREDDQYKKLKKEWQEKYG, translated from the coding sequence ATGGTGACGATGAGACCAAATATGGCTAGTATCCCCCGCGAAGAAGACCCCGTTAAGGCTGAGTCAGCGCGGATATTTTATGGTAAGTACCTCGAAGCGCGGGAAGATGATCAGTACAAGAAACTAAAGAAGGAATGGCAGGAGAAGTACGGCTAG
- a CDS encoding conserved hypothetical protein (KEGG: pcr:Pcryo_2445 hypothetical protein) codes for MPANNRAFDYDLDYRTLNLREQPELYRVGKGEMGVLLVRPYKDEILPYWRFKTPDIARESSEKIYQLFLDYKEKGDFIGMDMARKFLQMGMTRSLRYYHHKSGQKYIGPVPDDKKGQSGAHGREIAPEERDAEKKVCADIFRNKYLEVMADKEYIHLRDKFKQEYG; via the coding sequence ATGCCAGCTAACAACCGCGCATTCGACTACGACCTTGACTACCGAACGTTGAACCTTCGCGAACAACCCGAACTATACCGGGTTGGCAAGGGGGAAATGGGCGTACTGCTTGTACGACCGTACAAAGACGAAATTCTACCCTACTGGCGATTCAAAACGCCCGACATTGCCCGCGAATCATCCGAAAAGATTTACCAGCTCTTTCTCGATTATAAGGAAAAAGGAGACTTCATTGGCATGGACATGGCCAGGAAGTTTTTGCAAATGGGAATGACACGCAGTTTGCGCTATTATCATCACAAGTCTGGGCAAAAATACATTGGTCCAGTTCCCGATGACAAAAAGGGACAAAGTGGTGCACATGGAAGAGAAATAGCACCTGAAGAACGGGATGCTGAAAAGAAAGTCTGCGCAGATATTTTCAGGAATAAGTACCTTGAGGTAATGGCGGATAAGGAGTACATCCATCTCAGAGATAAATTTAAGCAAGAGTATGGATAA
- a CDS encoding protein of unknown function DUF1349 (PFAM: protein of unknown function DUF1349~KEGG: mlo:mlr5237 hypothetical protein), producing MIWYNKPGIWSEEKDTVFMRVAGGTDFWRVTHYDFIRDNGHFYYREQNGDFVASVKVTGQYKALYDQAGLMLRLDEHNWIKTGIEYVDELQNVSAVVTRQFSDWSVSPQTHHPESIYLRLTRQGDSVRIDYSFDDFTYQLLRLAYFPPDVPVQIGLMAAAPDGNGFDVVFEQFAVLDIS from the coding sequence ATGATTTGGTACAACAAACCGGGCATCTGGTCGGAAGAAAAAGACACGGTGTTCATGCGGGTAGCGGGCGGCACGGATTTCTGGCGGGTGACGCATTACGACTTCATCCGCGATAACGGCCATTTTTACTACCGGGAACAGAACGGTGATTTTGTGGCCAGCGTTAAAGTGACGGGGCAATACAAAGCCCTGTACGATCAGGCTGGCCTTATGCTTCGGCTCGATGAGCACAACTGGATAAAAACCGGTATCGAGTACGTCGACGAACTCCAGAATGTAAGTGCCGTCGTAACCCGCCAGTTTTCCGACTGGTCGGTGAGTCCGCAGACCCACCACCCGGAGTCCATTTACCTGCGCCTGACCCGCCAGGGCGACTCTGTTCGCATTGATTACTCCTTTGACGATTTTACCTATCAACTGCTCCGACTGGCCTATTTCCCCCCTGACGTTCCGGTACAAATTGGCCTGATGGCAGCCGCTCCCGATGGCAATGGGTTCGATGTGGTATTTGAACAGTTTGCGGTGCTGGATATATCCTGA
- a CDS encoding pyridoxamine 5'-phosphate oxidase-related FMN- binding protein (PFAM: pyridoxamine 5'-phosphate oxidase-related FMN- binding~KEGG: pub:SAR11_1197 flavin mononucleotide binding protein), whose amino-acid sequence MTLAESTPYPGHTPSLTDLEQTSWQQLASVLDERNDEPLAPGFKTMIVASRTETGADARTVVLRKVDPDRKYIWFHTDVRAAKVMQFEAFPNATLLFWDEALRTQLRLTVETHLHTNDYVADEHWQTVGAGSRKNYLSEQEPGSEQSAPYPGFPPSLGASLPTPEASEAGRPNFAVIECRVLAMDYLRLSREGQLRAKFQYEPESGMAWLAP is encoded by the coding sequence ATGACTTTAGCTGAATCCACGCCTTACCCTGGCCATACCCCTTCACTTACCGATCTGGAACAAACGAGCTGGCAACAACTGGCATCCGTACTCGACGAGCGTAACGACGAACCCCTCGCCCCCGGATTTAAAACAATGATTGTTGCCTCCCGAACCGAAACCGGGGCCGATGCCCGAACGGTGGTACTTCGGAAAGTGGATCCCGACCGCAAGTACATCTGGTTTCATACGGACGTTCGGGCCGCTAAGGTGATGCAGTTCGAAGCATTCCCGAACGCTACGCTGCTCTTTTGGGACGAGGCCCTGCGAACCCAGCTTCGGCTAACGGTCGAAACGCACCTGCATACCAACGACTACGTAGCCGATGAACACTGGCAAACGGTTGGCGCTGGCAGCCGTAAAAATTACCTTTCTGAGCAGGAGCCGGGTAGCGAACAGTCCGCCCCCTACCCCGGCTTTCCGCCCAGTTTGGGGGCCAGTCTGCCAACACCCGAAGCAAGCGAAGCGGGTCGGCCAAACTTTGCCGTGATCGAATGTCGGGTGTTAGCGATGGACTATTTACGACTAAGTCGGGAAGGCCAGTTACGGGCGAAATTCCAGTATGAACCGGAGTCAGGAATGGCGTGGCTTGCCCCCTGA
- a CDS encoding protein of unknown function DUF159 (PFAM: protein of unknown function DUF159~KEGG: mxa:MXAN_5161 hypothetical protein) has product MCFHKSLNVKAEELEARYEAVLPPTANFQPVYHANAYNFPVWPIVTRQEPGKLQLIHWGLIPRWARTKEDATDIRTKTINARSETIYEKPSFKSAAQAGKRCLIPVTGFFEWYTQGSKKYPFYIYSSDQKISSIAGLWDEWPDPETGELVPTYTLLTTEANPLLAAIHNTKKRMPCVLTPDAEHAWLHDDLSEKDTLALLEKPYPASKMHSYSISKRITSRSEPSDVPEVLTRTDYPELSSNPQLFS; this is encoded by the coding sequence ATGTGTTTTCATAAATCGCTCAATGTCAAAGCAGAGGAGCTGGAGGCTCGTTATGAGGCTGTGTTACCACCAACGGCTAACTTTCAGCCCGTTTATCACGCCAATGCGTATAATTTCCCTGTCTGGCCGATTGTTACACGGCAGGAGCCGGGAAAATTGCAACTGATTCATTGGGGACTTATTCCGCGCTGGGCGCGAACGAAAGAGGATGCGACTGATATCCGCACCAAAACGATCAACGCCCGCTCCGAAACCATTTATGAAAAACCTTCATTTAAATCGGCGGCACAGGCGGGCAAACGCTGCCTGATTCCGGTAACCGGCTTTTTTGAGTGGTATACACAAGGAAGTAAGAAGTATCCATTCTACATTTATTCCAGCGATCAGAAAATTAGCTCTATTGCGGGTTTATGGGACGAATGGCCCGACCCTGAAACAGGCGAACTGGTGCCAACTTATACGCTCCTCACCACAGAGGCTAACCCGCTTCTGGCCGCGATACACAATACCAAAAAGCGAATGCCGTGTGTCCTGACTCCCGACGCCGAACATGCCTGGCTGCACGATGATCTGTCCGAAAAAGACACGTTGGCGTTGCTGGAAAAACCTTACCCGGCCAGTAAAATGCATAGCTACAGCATTAGTAAACGGATCACATCCAGAAGCGAACCCAGCGATGTTCCGGAAGTGCTGACACGTACCGATTACCCGGAATTAAGTAGTAATCCTCAGTTGTTTAGCTAG
- a CDS encoding TonB-dependent receptor plug (PFAM: TonB-dependent receptor plug~KEGG: ccs:CCNA_00858 TonB-dependent receptor), which produces MPGGAQPPAAIPGTATDNTPRGNAKLTGVVTDSTTGKPVEFASIALINAQTKKPIDGTVADEKGKFTLNKLPQGDFQLLISFVGYRNKTISSVKLDRKGDINLGAIKLGADVRTLKEVEVIGQASLVEEKVDRLVYNADKDLTAKGGDATDVMRKVPLLSVDLDGNVSLRGSSNVRVLINNKPSTIVASSVADALKQIPADMIKTVEVITSPSAKYDAEGSAGIINIITKKTTLQGFTLNIDSGVGNRGSNLGLNGNLRTGKMGFSLSGFGRANYNVVGKFANTQQTFGSKGTTTTDQTANTRNHGLFGQYTLGWDYDISKTSSITASLRYGARNNYQNQDNFLTRTISPGSLFPIVSDRNVLTKDLSGTVDANVDYTRTFKPQQELSVSAQFSRNNRNNDFTSDIMSAPNFSDVLSRQQNLNNSYNQESTIQGDYQTPIGKNQLLEFGGKGIFRQVESAFSYNYAVGSGGFTTDPSRAANTLNYDQSIGAGYVSYTLTTKKKYTFKAGTRYEHTTINANYSQNQPGEQGGAAGKDLGIPSYSNFVPSINISKSLKGGKTVKLAYNRRLQRPGIQFLNPNVNTSNPTSITRGNPLLSPELTDNLELSTSAYIKSVYLNVSLFARQTNNSITSVRDTIRADASLGTTSTLAQAIQTSYLNIGRESAYGTNVFGNATLFSKWQIGGGFDMYYAYLTNNNAGSVYNATNSGWVTTGRFFTNLTLKNGWGVQGFGFIRGRQVQLQGYQGGFAFYSIGFKKDLKDKRGSFGVAAENFLNHPFTVNSESSSPIFAQSSTTSLYNAGVRVNFSYKLGKLSFDSPQRQKKSINNDDVKGGEGGGGEQQPQAAPAGGARRPR; this is translated from the coding sequence ATGCCCGGCGGTGCGCAACCGCCAGCTGCCATACCGGGTACAGCAACAGATAATACGCCCCGTGGCAACGCCAAACTAACGGGTGTCGTAACGGATTCCACAACAGGAAAGCCCGTCGAGTTTGCCAGCATCGCGCTGATCAATGCGCAAACAAAAAAGCCAATTGACGGAACTGTGGCTGATGAGAAGGGTAAATTTACCCTGAACAAACTACCACAGGGCGATTTTCAGCTTTTGATTTCGTTCGTTGGGTACCGCAACAAAACTATCTCCAGCGTTAAGCTCGACCGCAAAGGTGATATTAACCTGGGGGCCATCAAACTGGGTGCCGATGTCCGGACATTGAAAGAGGTAGAAGTGATTGGTCAGGCTTCGCTGGTCGAAGAAAAAGTTGACCGTCTGGTTTATAATGCCGATAAAGACCTTACGGCCAAAGGGGGAGACGCTACGGATGTCATGCGGAAAGTGCCCCTGCTCTCCGTCGATCTGGACGGTAACGTAAGCCTTCGGGGAAGTAGCAACGTACGGGTGTTGATCAATAACAAACCCTCCACCATTGTTGCCAGCAGCGTGGCCGATGCCCTGAAGCAGATTCCGGCCGACATGATTAAAACAGTAGAGGTCATCACCAGCCCGTCGGCTAAGTACGATGCGGAAGGATCGGCGGGTATCATCAACATCATCACCAAGAAAACAACCTTACAGGGCTTTACGCTGAATATCGATTCGGGCGTGGGTAACCGGGGCAGCAACCTGGGCCTGAACGGAAATTTACGGACGGGTAAAATGGGATTTAGCCTGAGCGGTTTTGGCCGGGCGAATTACAATGTTGTCGGTAAGTTTGCCAATACGCAGCAAACGTTCGGAAGCAAAGGAACAACCACGACCGACCAGACGGCCAACACCCGCAACCACGGTCTATTTGGTCAGTATACCCTTGGCTGGGATTACGATATTAGCAAGACCAGTTCCATCACAGCCAGCCTGCGGTACGGTGCCCGGAACAACTACCAGAATCAGGATAACTTCCTGACGCGTACGATCTCGCCAGGCTCCCTTTTCCCCATTGTGTCGGATCGAAATGTATTAACCAAAGATTTGTCCGGTACAGTCGATGCCAACGTTGATTATACGCGCACATTTAAGCCACAGCAGGAGTTGAGCGTATCGGCGCAGTTCAGCCGCAACAACCGTAATAATGACTTTACGTCCGATATTATGAGTGCGCCGAATTTTTCGGACGTTCTGTCCCGTCAGCAAAATCTTAACAACAGCTACAACCAGGAGTCGACTATTCAGGGTGATTATCAAACACCCATCGGGAAAAACCAACTGCTTGAATTTGGGGGTAAGGGTATTTTCCGGCAGGTTGAGAGTGCCTTCAGCTACAATTATGCCGTTGGTTCGGGAGGTTTCACGACAGACCCGTCCCGTGCCGCCAATACGCTGAATTATGACCAGAGTATTGGAGCAGGTTATGTTTCCTATACGCTGACGACGAAAAAGAAATATACCTTCAAGGCTGGCACACGCTACGAACACACCACCATCAATGCCAACTACAGCCAGAATCAGCCGGGCGAACAGGGTGGAGCGGCCGGTAAAGACCTGGGAATCCCGAGCTACAGCAATTTTGTGCCGAGTATCAACATATCGAAATCGCTGAAAGGTGGCAAAACGGTTAAACTGGCGTACAATCGCCGGTTGCAGAGGCCGGGTATTCAGTTTCTGAACCCGAACGTAAATACTTCCAATCCAACCAGCATCACGAGAGGCAACCCGTTGCTGTCGCCCGAATTGACAGACAATCTGGAGTTGAGCACCAGTGCCTACATTAAAAGCGTTTACCTGAACGTATCGTTGTTTGCCCGCCAGACCAACAACTCCATCACGAGCGTTCGGGATACTATCAGAGCGGATGCCAGTTTGGGCACTACGTCAACGCTGGCGCAGGCTATTCAAACAAGCTACCTGAACATTGGCCGGGAGTCCGCTTACGGAACGAACGTATTCGGTAATGCAACGCTCTTCTCAAAATGGCAGATTGGGGGTGGGTTTGATATGTATTATGCCTACCTGACCAACAACAATGCCGGGTCGGTCTACAATGCTACAAACTCAGGCTGGGTGACCACGGGTCGCTTTTTCACAAACCTGACCTTGAAAAATGGCTGGGGGGTGCAGGGCTTCGGGTTCATTCGCGGCAGACAGGTACAGTTGCAGGGGTATCAGGGCGGCTTTGCTTTCTATAGCATTGGATTCAAAAAAGACCTGAAAGACAAACGGGGTAGCTTTGGTGTTGCAGCCGAGAACTTCCTCAACCATCCGTTCACGGTTAACTCCGAATCATCATCTCCCATTTTCGCCCAGTCCAGCACAACAAGTTTGTACAATGCGGGTGTTCGGGTCAACTTCAGCTACAAACTGGGGAAACTCAGCTTCGATTCGCCACAGCGTCAGAAAAAATCGATCAATAACGACGACGTAAAAGGTGGTGAAGGTGGAGGTGGCGAACAACAGCCTCAAGCCGCACCCGCCGGTGGTGCCCGTAGGCCACGGTAA
- a CDS encoding ROK family protein (PFAM: ROK family protein~KEGG: ppr:PBPRB1155 ROK family protein), with translation MQNYWGIDLGGTKIEGVILSAPSPDAVIIRKRIDTEAHLGYDHIMSQIVRLIDMLKAETGLQPDRIGFGTPGTFDPARQTMKNCNTTVLNGRPMKQDLARLLNVPVAVANDANCFALAESTMGIVLDVVPNFQTVFGVIMGTGVGGGVVIRGRDGVPFVLNGLQGIGGEWGHNILEENGHACYCGKRGCNEQVISGPALQRYYQQISGEERTMKEIMERYQAGNDLVASQTVNRMLEYFGRAVSVIINILDPDAIVLGGGVGNVDLLYTEGVERAKKYVFNSREINTRFLKPKLGDSAGVFGAALL, from the coding sequence ATGCAAAATTATTGGGGAATTGACCTTGGCGGCACCAAAATAGAAGGTGTTATTTTATCGGCCCCCTCGCCAGATGCTGTCATTATTCGCAAACGTATTGACACAGAGGCCCATTTGGGCTACGACCATATTATGAGTCAGATTGTTCGGCTCATCGACATGCTCAAAGCCGAAACCGGCCTTCAGCCAGATCGTATTGGCTTTGGAACGCCCGGCACGTTTGACCCGGCACGGCAAACGATGAAAAACTGCAATACGACAGTCCTGAACGGGCGGCCGATGAAACAAGACCTGGCCCGCCTGCTCAATGTACCCGTAGCCGTAGCCAACGACGCCAACTGCTTTGCCCTGGCTGAGTCGACCATGGGAATTGTACTCGATGTGGTTCCCAACTTTCAAACCGTTTTTGGGGTGATTATGGGTACCGGTGTTGGTGGTGGTGTCGTAATACGCGGACGCGATGGTGTACCTTTCGTGCTAAACGGCCTACAGGGAATTGGGGGCGAATGGGGCCACAATATTCTGGAAGAAAACGGGCATGCCTGCTATTGCGGCAAACGCGGGTGTAACGAGCAGGTAATTTCCGGTCCGGCGCTGCAACGGTATTACCAGCAGATTAGCGGGGAGGAACGGACTATGAAAGAAATCATGGAGCGGTATCAGGCAGGAAACGACCTGGTAGCCAGCCAAACGGTCAACCGAATGCTTGAGTATTTTGGCCGGGCCGTTTCAGTTATCATTAATATCCTCGACCCCGATGCCATCGTTCTTGGCGGTGGGGTTGGCAATGTCGATTTACTGTATACCGAAGGAGTCGAACGGGCTAAAAAATATGTTTTCAACAGCCGCGAAATCAACACGCGCTTCCTGAAACCAAAATTGGGCGACAGCGCCGGAGTGTTTGGAGCTGCATTGTTGTGA